The following are encoded together in the Plasmodium vinckei vinckei genome assembly, chromosome: PVVCY_12 genome:
- a CDS encoding protein phosphatase PPM9, putative → MNAAKENYEENNGMENYEKNNETENYEKNNATTFKDIKGYKSINNIISYLITVGVWEMYTYEWLFNRKTYLYYHTLLKGYYFYDKNNNLTLFNDQNFFLYVCTFENTEFISYFFFNNSPKKIKLASYTKTMQGRRQKQEDRFIVVTDLTKYIDPNDYKTLFFYKINPFYFFSIFDGHRGIKACEYCLTHIIINIIYFFYNQQNVENKSGSPKNENKEDPIDSTSDQIVKKKIDLLNSDNMNSNSASSCLECDPENENKQERSDVVQTSQTNDALDGSDINKEDIGNKHKNKRSNDNIDDEETVKKRKYDNKNNLKNIKICKNDINAENIDSEVNNNNENPEHINKCEGIENDIKHEEGFENKPNDFKINNTKHSKEENYKYLDELSDDEIIECLKLAFLKTDEQFLKASKFPNHGCTIISLIIFKNKMYVANLGDCRALGIVNINNVLKHEPLSHDHKPNDPKEKERIKKMGGDVVCLQNVYRVKANTKKSSAEKPSLLERLSFKDEVYLAVSRAIGDKDFKHNNVISAMPDVVCKEIYDSSINKNKNNTEPGNNNEIYEDYFKDSNLYLSSDEMNYHFVIMACDGVWDTLSNKDVTQIIQKYQNDPDKACSEIIKTAYAYGSQDNLTAMLLKLF, encoded by the exons ATGAATGCAGCcaaagaaaattatgagGAAAATAATGGAATGGAAAATTATGAGAAAAACAATGAAACGGAAAATTATGAGAAAAACAATGCAACCACATTTAAGGATATAAAGGGATataaaagtataaataatatcattAGCTATTTGATAACAGTTGGTGTATGGGAAATGTATACATATGAATGGCTATTTAACCGAAaaacttatttatattatcatacCTTATTAAAGggttactatttttatgataaaaataataatcttactttatttaatgatcagaatttttttttatatgtatgtacatttgaaaataccgaatttatttcatattttttttttaataattctcccaaaaaaataaaattagcTAGCTATACAAAAACTATGCAAGGAAGAAGACAAAAACAAGAAGATAGATTTATAGTAGTTACTGATTTaactaaatatatagatccaaatgattataaaactttatttttttataaaataaatcctttttattttttttcgatttttgATGGTCATAGAGGAATAAAAGCATGTGAATATTGTCTtacacatataataataaatattatttattttttttacaaccAGCAAAATGTAGAAAACAAAAGTGGGTCtccaaaaaatgaaaataaagaagatCCCATCGATAGTACTTCTGATCAAAttgtaaagaaaaaaatcgaCCTTTTAAATAGTGATAACATGAATAGTAACAGTGCAAGTTCATGCTTAGAATGCGATccagaaaatgaaaacaaacAAGAGAGAAGTGATGTAGTTCAAACTTCTCAAACTAATGATGCTTTAGATGGTAGCGACATTAATAAAGAAGACATCGGGAACAAACATAAAAACAAACGTTCTAACGATAATATAGATGACGAAGAAActgtaaaaaaaagaaaatatgacaataaaaataatttgaaaaatataaagatatgTAAGAATGACATCAATGCTGAAAATATCGATTCAGAAGTTAATAACAACAATGAAAATCCTGagcatattaataaatgtgaaggtattgaaaatgatataaaacatGAAGAAGGTTTTGAAAACAAACCAAATgatttcaaaataaataatactaaACATagtaaagaagaaaattataaatatttagatGAATTATCAGATGATGAAATTATAGAATGTTTAAAATTAGCTTTTTTGAAAACAGAtgaacaatttttaaaagctTCAAAATTTCCAAATCATGGATGTacaattatttctttaattattttcaaaaataaaatgtatgtAGCTAACTTGGGAGATTGTAGAGCTCTTGGAATTGTCAACATAAACAATGTATTG AAACACGAGCCCCTTTCCCATGACCATAAGCCTAATGACCCAAAGGAAAAAGagagaataaaaaaaatgggtGGGGATGTTGTTTGTCTCCAAAATGTGTATAGGGTGAAGGCAAACACAAAGAAG AGTAGCGCTGAAAAGCCAAGTTTACTCGAAAGATTATCTTTCAAAGACGAAGTATATTTAGCag tttcGAGAGCAATAGGGGATAAGGACTTCAAACATAACAATGTTATATCAGCTATGCCTGATGTTGTAtgtaaagaaatatatgatagtagtataaataaaaataagaataataCTGAACcaggaaataataatgaaatatatgaagattattttaaagatagtaatttatatttatcgtCTGATGAGATgaattatcattttgttattatggCTTGTGATGGTGTATGGGATACTCTATCAAATAAg gATGTTACacaaattatacaaaaataccAGAACGACCCAGACAAGGCTTGTAgtgaaattataaaaacagCATATGCTTATGGAAGTCAG GACAATTTAACTGCTATGCttttaaaacttttttaa
- a CDS encoding U6 snRNA-associated Sm-like protein LSm2, putative, protein MLFFTFFQQLAEKNQHITIELKNDLQISGVLHSVDQYLNIKLTNISVNNPEKYPHLLSIKSCFVRGSVVRYVFLPSNEVNIEKLRHMCRQEAKMISDKEKNNSK, encoded by the exons ATG CTTTTTTTTACGTTTTTTCAACAACTAGCTGAAAAAAACCAACATATAACcattgaattaaaaaatgactTACAAATATCAGGGGTGTTACATTCAGTAGATCAATATCTAAACATcaaattaacaaatatatcaGTTAATAATCCGGAGAAATATCCACATTTA ttatCCATTAAATCATGTTTTGTAAGAGGGTCAGTGGTGAGGTACGTGTTTTTGCCATCGAATGAAGTTAACATTGAAAAATTGCGTCACATGTGTAGACAGGAAGCAAAAATGATTTCAGacaaggaaaaaaataactcAAAGTAG
- a CDS encoding bis(5'-nucleosyl)-tetraphosphatase [asymmetrical], putative, with product MSGDITRAYGILLCRVLGNIGINTTNNIMKNIEFLFLKASYGTNHWTPPKGLVEENEEGLTTAVRETAEETGLNKDKYKLLNFEQTLKYLVNGKPKETTYYLAILLNKDENIILSDEHTDYSWIKSEQSSDYSLSPSLHDLMINAEEYLANNSNLIQ from the exons ATGAG TGGAGATATTACAAGAGCTTATGGAATTTTACTATGCCGAGTCTTAGGAAATATTGGAATAAATAccacaaataatataatgaaaaatatagaatttttatttttaaaggcATCCTATGGAACTAATCATTGGACTCCCCCTAAAG GATTAGTTGAAGAAAACGAAGAAGGCTTAACTACTGCAGTTAGAGAGACAGCTGAAGAAACGGGACTAAATAAGGACAAATACAAACTCTTAAACTTTGAACAA actttaaaatatttggtTAATGGGAAACCAAAAGAAAcaacatattatttagctattttattaaacaaaGATGAAAACATAATTTTGTCTGATGAGCACACAGATTATAg CTGGATAAAAAGTGAGCAATCAAGTGACTATTCTCTTTCACCATCCTTACACGATTTAATGATAAATGCTGAAGAATATTTAGCAAATAATTCAAACCttatacaataa